One part of the Homo sapiens chromosome 19, GRCh38.p14 Primary Assembly genome encodes these proteins:
- the KIRREL2 gene encoding kin of IRRE-like protein 2 isoform b precursor (isoform b precursor is encoded by transcript variant 2), which yields MLRMRVPALLVLLFCFRGRAGWSRYWISGNAANGQHDLHIRPVELEDEASYECQATQAGLRSRPAQLHVLVPPEAPQVLGGPSVSLVAGVPANLTCRSRGDARPTPELLWFRDGVLLDGATFHQTLLKEGTPGSVESTLTLTPFSHDDGATFVCRARSQALPTGRDTAITLSLQYPPEVTLSASPHTVQEGEKVIFLCQATAQPPVTGYRWAKGGSPVLGARGPRLEVVADASFLTEPVSCEVSNAVGSANRSTALDVLFGPILQAKPEPVSVDVGEDASFSCAWRGNPLPRVTWTRRGGAQVLGSGATLRLPSVGPEDAGDYVCRAEAGLSGLRGGAAEARLTVNAPPVVTALHSAPAFLRGPARLQCLVFASPAPDAVVWSWDEGFLEAGSQGRFLVETFPAPESRGGLGPGLISVLHISGTQESDFSRSFNCSARNRLGEGGAQASLGRRDLLPTVRIVAGVAAATTTLLMVITGVALCCWRHSKASASFSEQKNLMRIPGSSDGSSSRGPEEEETGSREDRGPIVHTDHSDLVLEEEGTLETKDPTNGYYKVRGVSPPASPDSRVTSFQWKSPGISNLP from the exons ATGCTCAGGATGCGGGTCCCcgccctcctcgtcctcctcttcTGCTTCAGAGGGAGAGCAG GGTGGTCCCGGTACTGGATATCAGGGAATGCAGCCAATGGCCAGCATGACCTCCACATTAGGCCCGTGGAGCTAGAGGATGAAGCATCATATGAATGTCAGGCTACACAAGCAGGCCTCCGCTCCAGACCAGCCCAACTGCACGTGCTGG TCCCCCCAGAAGCCCCCCAGGTGCTGGGCGGCCCCTCTGTGTCTCTGGTTGCTGGAGTTCCTGCGAACCTGACATGTCGGAGCCGTGGGGATGCCCGCCCTACCCCTGAATTGCTGTGGTTCCGAGATGGGGTCCTGTTGGATGGAGCCACCTTCCATCAG ACCCTGCTGAAGGAAGGGACCCCTGGGTCAGTGGAGAGCACCTTAACCCTGACCCCTTTCAGCCATGATGATGGAGCCACCTTTGTCTGCCGGGCCCGGAGCCAGGCCCTGCCCACAGGAAGAGACACAGCTATCACACTGAGCCTGCAGT ACCCCCCAGAGGTGACTCTGTCTGCTTCGCCACACACTgtgcaggagggagagaaggtcATTTTCCTGTGCCAGGCCACAGCCCAGCCTCCTGTCACAGGCTACAG GTGGGCAAAAGGGGGCTCTCCGGTGCTCGGGGCCCGCGGGCCAAGGTTAGAGGTCGTGGCAGACGCCTCGTTCCTGACTGAGCCCGTGTCCTGCGAGGTCAGCAACGCCGTGGGTAGCGCCAACCGCAGTACTGCGCTGGATGTGCTGT TTGGGCCGATTCTGCAGGCAAAGCCGGAGCCCGTGTCCGTGGACGTGGGGGAAGACGCTTCCTTCAGCTGCGCCTGGCGCGGGAACCCGCTTCCACGGGTAACCTGGACCCGCCGCGGTGGCGCGCAG GTGCTGGGCTCTGGAGCCACACTGCGTCTTCCGTCGGTGGGGCCCGAGGACGCAGGCGACTATGTGTGCAGAGCTGAGGCTGGGCTATCGGGCCTGCGGGGCGGCGCCGCGGAGGCTCGGCTGACTGTGAACG CTCCCCCAGTAGTGACCGCCCTGCACTCTGCGCCTGCCTTCCTGAGGGGCCCTGCTCGCCTCCAGTGTCTGGTTTTCGCCTCTCCCGCCCCAGATGCCGTG GTCTGGTCTTGGGatgagggcttcctggaggcggGGTCGCAGGGCCGGTTCCTGGTGGAGACATTCCCTGCCCCAGAGAGCCGCGGGGGACTGGGTCCGGGCCTGATCTCTGTGCTACACATTTCGGGGACCCAGGAGTCTGACTTTAGCAGGAGCTTTAACTGCAGTGCCCGGAACCGGCTGGGCGAGGGAGGtgcccaggccagcctgggccgTAGAG ACTTGCTGCCCACTGTGCGGATAGTGGCCGGAGTGGCCGCTGCCACCACAACTCTCCTTATGGTCATCACTGGGGTGGCCCTCTGCTGCTGGCGCCACAGCAAGG cctcagcctctttCTCCGAGCAAAAGAACCTGATGCGAATCCCTGGCAGCAGCGACGGCTCCAGTTCACGAGGTCCTGAAGAAGAGGAGACAGGCAGCCGCGAGGACCGG GGCCCCATTGTGCACACTGACCACAGTGATCTGGTTCTGGAGGAGGAAGGGACTCTGGAGACCAAG GACCCAACCAACGGTTACTACAAGGTCCGAGGAGTCAGT CCACCCGCGTCTCCAGACTCACGTGTGACATCTTTCCAATGGAAGAGTCCTGGGATCTCCAACTTGCCATAA